In the genome of Enterococcus hirae ATCC 9790, one region contains:
- a CDS encoding NAD(P)/FAD-dependent oxidoreductase yields MTKQNIVVVGAGYAGVSATKYLAKKLKKEDVTITLIDRHSYHTMMTELHEVAGGRVEPEAIQYDLQHLFARQKNVQLVTDTVTGIDKEQKVVKTKLGTYPFDQLILGMGGEPNDFGTPGVKENGFTLWSFEDSVKIREHIERTVAKAALEPNDALRKAMLTFVVCGSGFTGIEMIGELIDWKKRLAKDYKLDPSEITLMVVEAMPTILNMLDRNDAAKAERYLKKHQVELLLNAPIVEVAKDHIKLKDGRQIPTHTLIWTAGVKGTSDAADFGLESARGQRLVANEYMQAKGYEDKNIYIIGDLVFYEEFPGTPTPQIVQAAEQTGHTAAANIVASIKGGEKHKFKGNYQGFMVSIGAKWGVANLFDKIHLSGFLAIVMKHIVNLKYFFDIRSGYYMFQYMMHEFFHIKDDRNVTRGHSSRYGNVLWSVPLRVFYGLVWFIEAFKKIVGDGQVLKPSTWFGEGSWFTGNSVFPWTWEYNVTDVASGASAAGDATTAATGAATSGAGEAATQATHFGLSYAYGEQPMAVIEKSPDWFTKMMQVIMPNNDVAMFFQKFMVFFEIALALALIAGLFTWLCSATTIVLVITFCLSGMFYWVNIWFIFVAFALMNGSGRAIGLDRWVIPWLQKTLGNWWYGRPKSRYGSK; encoded by the coding sequence ATGACAAAGCAAAATATTGTCGTTGTGGGTGCAGGTTATGCCGGGGTATCAGCAACAAAATACTTGGCAAAAAAACTTAAAAAAGAAGATGTGACAATCACTTTGATTGATCGTCATTCGTACCACACGATGATGACAGAATTACACGAAGTTGCAGGTGGACGGGTTGAACCAGAAGCAATCCAATATGATCTACAGCACTTGTTTGCTCGACAAAAAAATGTTCAATTAGTGACAGATACGGTCACTGGTATCGATAAAGAACAAAAAGTTGTGAAAACAAAATTAGGCACTTACCCATTCGATCAGTTGATCTTGGGAATGGGGGGAGAACCAAATGACTTTGGGACTCCTGGAGTAAAAGAAAACGGCTTTACCTTATGGTCATTTGAAGATTCAGTTAAAATACGTGAACACATTGAACGTACCGTGGCAAAAGCAGCTTTAGAACCTAACGATGCGTTACGTAAAGCAATGCTGACGTTTGTGGTCTGTGGTTCAGGATTCACCGGAATCGAAATGATTGGTGAATTGATTGATTGGAAAAAACGTTTGGCTAAAGACTACAAATTAGACCCAAGTGAAATTACATTGATGGTTGTAGAAGCAATGCCGACGATTTTAAATATGCTGGATCGTAATGATGCAGCCAAAGCAGAGCGCTATTTAAAGAAACATCAAGTAGAACTACTATTGAATGCACCAATCGTGGAAGTAGCGAAAGACCATATCAAGTTAAAAGATGGTCGTCAGATTCCTACCCACACATTGATCTGGACAGCTGGTGTCAAAGGAACTTCTGATGCTGCTGATTTTGGCTTAGAGTCCGCTCGTGGTCAACGTTTGGTAGCGAATGAATATATGCAGGCAAAAGGATATGAAGATAAAAACATCTATATTATCGGAGACTTGGTTTTCTATGAAGAATTTCCTGGAACACCAACGCCACAAATCGTTCAAGCGGCTGAACAAACAGGTCATACAGCAGCAGCCAATATCGTAGCTTCCATCAAAGGCGGCGAAAAGCATAAGTTTAAAGGAAACTATCAAGGTTTCATGGTATCGATCGGTGCCAAATGGGGCGTTGCCAATTTATTTGATAAGATCCATTTAAGTGGTTTCTTAGCGATTGTGATGAAACACATCGTCAATTTGAAATATTTCTTTGATATTCGTTCTGGCTATTATATGTTCCAATACATGATGCACGAATTCTTCCATATCAAAGACGATCGTAATGTGACACGTGGCCATTCTTCCCGTTATGGAAATGTCTTATGGAGTGTGCCTTTACGAGTGTTCTATGGTCTGGTTTGGTTTATCGAAGCCTTCAAAAAAATTGTTGGTGATGGGCAAGTGTTGAAACCAAGTACTTGGTTTGGTGAAGGTTCATGGTTTACAGGTAACAGCGTGTTCCCTTGGACTTGGGAATACAATGTGACCGATGTAGCAAGTGGGGCTTCCGCTGCTGGCGATGCAACAACAGCAGCTACTGGTGCAGCAACCAGTGGTGCAGGAGAAGCTGCGACACAAGCTACTCACTTTGGTCTAAGTTATGCTTATGGTGAACAGCCTATGGCCGTGATTGAAAAATCACCAGACTGGTTCACGAAAATGATGCAAGTGATCATGCCAAATAATGATGTAGCAATGTTTTTCCAAAAATTCATGGTATTCTTTGAAATTGCTTTAGCACTCGCTTTGATTGCTGGTTTATTTACCTGGTTATGTAGTGCAACGACCATTGTTTTAGTGATTACTTTCTGTCTATCTGGAATGTTCTACTGGGTAAACATCTGGTTTATCTTTGTTGCTTTTGCATTGATGAACGGTTCAGGTCGTGCAATTGGTCTTGATCGCTGGGTGATTCCATGGTTACAAAAAACACTAGGCAATTGGTGGTATGGGAGACCTAAATCCCGATATGGATCAAAATAA
- a CDS encoding NusG domain II-containing protein has protein sequence MKEFIKKSLLKPWDIFIIVLLIALSFLPIIVFSYQQDNVAPDKEAVLRVDGDEIKTFPLVAGSKKYTYTYEDPHGDYNLIEVDGDKIRIKEADCGDQICVRRGWASKNGETIVCLPHKLVIEVRSTDGSDKDGLIY, from the coding sequence ATGAAAGAATTTATCAAGAAAAGTTTGCTTAAACCTTGGGATATTTTCATTATCGTTCTTTTGATTGCTCTTTCTTTTTTACCCATCATCGTATTTAGTTATCAACAAGACAATGTAGCTCCTGATAAAGAAGCTGTACTACGCGTTGATGGTGATGAAATCAAAACCTTCCCATTAGTAGCTGGGAGTAAAAAATATACGTATACTTATGAAGATCCACATGGTGATTATAATTTAATCGAAGTTGATGGCGACAAGATACGCATAAAAGAAGCAGATTGTGGCGATCAGATTTGTGTGAGACGAGGGTGGGCTTCTAAGAATGGCGAAACGATTGTTTGCTTGCCTCATAAATTAGTGATCGAGGTTCGGTCAACAGATGGGAGTGACAAAGATGGTCTGATCTATTAG
- a CDS encoding PrgI family protein: MAIEVKVPKDIKEYKEKVIAGMNLKQLLCLCIAGGVNVAIALIFIAWLKMPIEIISWLMIIASIPIVSFGWFKRNGLSFEVYVKQFFKYHISTGTRKKKRKKNDGQQDMSESKELGGQER; encoded by the coding sequence ATGGCAATAGAAGTAAAAGTTCCAAAAGATATCAAAGAATACAAAGAAAAAGTAATAGCAGGAATGAATCTAAAACAATTATTGTGTCTTTGTATTGCTGGCGGGGTAAATGTCGCGATCGCACTGATATTCATTGCATGGTTAAAAATGCCAATCGAAATCATCAGTTGGTTGATGATCATTGCCTCTATTCCAATCGTGTCTTTTGGATGGTTCAAACGAAATGGCTTATCATTTGAAGTTTATGTTAAGCAATTTTTTAAATACCATATTTCGACAGGAACTAGAAAAAAGAAACGAAAAAAGAATGATGGTCAGCAAGACATGTCAGAAAGTAAAGAATTAGGCGGACAAGAACGATGA
- a CDS encoding VirB4-like conjugal transfer ATPase, CD1110 family has product MMKLKSKIKNNHKNLKKTSKNIKKQQKKNPQDVDFLRDTFYFKSIFPSGVCQLDDNTYSITVELEDINYQLSSEENQIEIFSQYCDFLNSLSSKTQLQLTVYKKKRPLSELQSILYYQEKNDFLDPYRVEMNDVISRKLDEEKNGYKKRILFTFIQQHQTEKLAHKELEMVVDRFAMFASRLGSRINRLEKKQMLTILSDILLTKSDKEEPEIEDILPEVIELKQNKNYLKMDDHYAKTVYLQEYPSELADTFIFELLEIPQELVITLHIKPLEQDEAFDLVKTKLAFMEQQKVDEQKKALQNGYDFEMLSYDLTYSLTEAKNLVDDLQNKGQKLYSMTGSIHFHAPTVEKLTEVHDEVSSIGRQFGFKIIELEFMQEAGLNATLPLGNNILPLDRTLTTASTAIFVPFTISDLIQENGKYYGVNAISKNILSLDRKLLKAPNGFVLGTPGSGKSFSVKREIVNVLLRDAEDEVIIIDPEREYSVIGKNFNGEIIKIASDSATTINPMDINENYGDDSDPVVLKSEFLISLFDLIIGGALGLTSTQKTLIDRVCRRTYETVSDRMPTFVDFYHILQEQEEEEAHQLRTDLEIYIEGSLSVFSSETNVDITKRLVVYDIKDLGKQLKTMGMLIVLDQVWNRITTNRERGVRTWLYIDEMQLLFTNEYSENYFFELWSRARKWGAIPTGITQNVETLLLSDLARRMLSNSDFVMMLNQAKSDRSQLVRLFDISEEQEKFVVNSPEGYGLMVFGDTTLPFYDHFPKDTQLYKMMSTKPGED; this is encoded by the coding sequence ATGATGAAATTAAAGTCAAAAATAAAGAATAATCATAAAAATTTAAAGAAGACTTCTAAAAATATAAAGAAACAACAGAAAAAAAATCCACAAGATGTGGATTTTTTGCGCGATACTTTTTACTTTAAATCAATTTTTCCCAGCGGTGTTTGTCAACTGGATGATAATACGTACTCCATCACAGTCGAATTAGAAGATATCAACTATCAGCTTTCATCAGAAGAGAATCAGATTGAGATTTTCTCGCAATATTGTGATTTCCTTAATTCTTTAAGTAGTAAAACCCAGCTACAGTTAACTGTCTACAAAAAGAAACGACCGTTGAGTGAATTGCAATCAATTCTCTACTACCAAGAAAAGAATGATTTTTTAGATCCTTATCGCGTAGAAATGAATGATGTTATTTCCAGAAAACTGGATGAAGAAAAAAATGGCTATAAGAAACGGATTTTGTTTACCTTCATCCAGCAACATCAAACAGAAAAACTTGCTCATAAAGAGCTGGAAATGGTTGTAGATCGCTTTGCAATGTTTGCGAGTCGATTAGGTAGTAGGATCAACCGTCTTGAGAAAAAACAGATGTTGACAATTTTGTCTGATATCTTATTAACAAAAAGTGATAAGGAAGAACCAGAGATTGAGGATATCCTACCAGAAGTGATTGAACTGAAACAAAATAAAAACTACTTGAAAATGGATGATCATTATGCCAAAACCGTTTATTTGCAAGAATATCCATCGGAACTAGCAGATACTTTTATTTTTGAACTGTTAGAAATCCCTCAAGAGTTGGTGATTACATTACATATCAAGCCACTTGAGCAAGATGAAGCATTTGACTTAGTGAAGACCAAATTAGCTTTTATGGAACAACAAAAAGTGGATGAACAGAAAAAAGCCCTACAAAACGGCTACGATTTTGAAATGCTTTCCTATGATTTGACTTATTCGCTAACAGAAGCGAAAAATTTAGTTGATGATTTACAGAATAAGGGTCAAAAGCTTTATTCAATGACTGGAAGTATCCATTTCCATGCCCCAACAGTTGAAAAATTAACAGAAGTACATGACGAGGTATCTTCTATTGGTCGACAATTTGGATTTAAGATCATCGAGTTAGAATTTATGCAAGAGGCTGGGCTGAACGCAACCTTACCTTTAGGAAATAATATATTGCCATTGGATCGAACACTAACGACTGCCAGCACTGCGATATTTGTGCCGTTTACTATTTCAGATCTAATTCAAGAAAATGGGAAATATTATGGCGTAAATGCTATTTCAAAGAATATTTTATCTCTTGACCGGAAATTATTAAAAGCACCCAATGGATTTGTTCTAGGAACTCCTGGTTCTGGTAAAAGTTTCTCGGTGAAGCGTGAGATCGTAAATGTACTATTGCGTGATGCCGAAGATGAAGTCATCATTATTGATCCTGAACGTGAGTATTCCGTTATCGGTAAAAATTTTAATGGTGAGATTATCAAGATCGCTAGTGATTCCGCTACCACGATCAATCCAATGGATATCAACGAAAATTATGGAGATGATAGTGACCCGGTTGTTTTAAAGTCGGAGTTTTTGATTTCATTGTTCGACTTGATCATTGGCGGTGCATTGGGGCTAACCTCTACCCAGAAAACGTTGATCGACCGTGTATGTCGTCGAACGTATGAAACGGTTAGCGATCGGATGCCAACTTTTGTAGATTTCTACCACATCTTACAAGAGCAAGAGGAAGAAGAAGCGCACCAATTGAGGACGGACTTGGAAATTTATATCGAAGGAAGTTTGTCAGTATTCTCCTCTGAAACAAATGTCGATATTACCAAACGGCTCGTTGTTTATGATATCAAAGATTTAGGGAAACAGCTCAAAACAATGGGGATGTTGATCGTGTTGGACCAAGTCTGGAATCGGATCACTACCAACCGGGAAAGAGGCGTTCGGACCTGGTTGTATATCGACGAAATGCAATTACTGTTTACAAATGAGTATTCTGAAAATTATTTCTTTGAATTATGGAGTCGTGCCAGAAAGTGGGGGGCAATTCCAACTGGGATTACACAGAATGTGGAGACACTTTTACTTTCGGACCTTGCGCGGCGGATGCTTTCAAATAGTGATTTCGTCATGATGCTCAATCAAGCAAAATCTGACCGTTCACAATTAGTCCGGTTATTTGATATCTCAGAAGAACAAGAAAAATTTGTTGTGAATTCACCAGAAGGTTATGGACTGATGGTATTTGGCGATACAACTTTACCTTTTTATGATCATTTTCCGAAAGATACGCAGTTGTATAAGATGATGTCAACCAAACCTGGTGAAGACTAA
- a CDS encoding lysozyme family protein codes for MAQKLSPKGQAKEAAMKMLGGRDEKGDLTIIGILITLIFLVITIKALLIIAIVIVILAIILVVISVVLAIWTFIVALFTLKTEDMAIAEAFEYISYLDASKNRDVYNRYNQLVEEHDEVYFEVNGMVADPEQFSFASNGDNYIYYLNAKYENYNIKNSALPNYLKRLKDQTSMSPPLYMSFYAQFKDKYSPMEEEPVKIAKVEDELRAIHDGTFTYKVEFEEDKDTEEKVKDKDKEEEDKEEKDKDSVTLNVKVQTIAEFLDLDPQIELYSNNKVIGTISAFSQDEIDKYYPVLEIDRFQDKIFMDNPLGKVSYASVIGNYGYRGRDDANMNDEIIIDAKPQTPVYATSNEKVTEISTRTARDLNGKKQTTTSIKTETGKYQAYYINVTPIIREGASLESGDLIGYTSDKFDGNLLMIMKEKRIFLYRNPEINPTIFIENLVYGNRTKLSQYDREQSQGELIYPPEKVVQWREKVVTEAKKQNIESFTNVILSIIWVESGGDGETVPDIMGIAKAQNLNQTINPEKSIELGVAYFANLIRKAQMYQLGNLAAIQAYNYGEDYLDELIRTDSKYTFEHSKAYAQERSNGEVVSYNKGVALDLGYNWRYAFGDMFYARLISYNLSNSTGKLVEVATKEIGTLNGNKYWEWAGYESRMEWSAIFVTWVAEQAGYLSQGRVPNTVRPLDMFNWYKKNNKFKATDIGYIPQPGDLIFFDWKGNKTGKDQVGIVEFTGGNTIQVIEGNSENMVRRRTYTLDHSAISGYGVP; via the coding sequence ATGGCTCAAAAGCTGTCACCAAAAGGGCAAGCAAAAGAAGCGGCTATGAAAATGCTTGGTGGGCGAGATGAAAAGGGAGATTTAACGATTATCGGGATCCTCATTACGCTGATTTTTTTAGTAATTACAATCAAGGCGCTATTGATCATCGCGATAGTTATCGTTATACTGGCGATCATTCTCGTGGTAATCTCGGTTGTTTTAGCGATTTGGACTTTTATTGTTGCCTTGTTCACATTGAAAACAGAAGATATGGCGATCGCTGAAGCATTTGAGTATATTTCCTATTTGGATGCCTCTAAAAATAGAGATGTTTATAATCGTTACAATCAATTAGTTGAAGAACATGATGAAGTTTATTTTGAAGTGAATGGAATGGTTGCCGATCCGGAACAATTTTCGTTTGCTTCAAATGGGGATAACTATATCTATTACTTAAATGCCAAATATGAAAATTATAATATTAAAAATAGTGCGCTTCCTAATTATCTGAAACGACTAAAAGACCAAACATCCATGAGTCCTCCATTATATATGTCTTTTTATGCCCAGTTTAAAGATAAGTATTCACCAATGGAGGAAGAGCCAGTTAAGATTGCAAAAGTAGAAGATGAACTTCGCGCAATCCATGATGGCACTTTTACATACAAAGTCGAATTTGAAGAAGATAAAGATACAGAAGAAAAAGTTAAAGACAAAGACAAAGAAGAAGAAGACAAAGAAGAAAAAGACAAAGACAGCGTCACGCTGAATGTCAAAGTACAAACGATTGCTGAATTTCTTGATTTAGATCCTCAAATCGAACTCTATTCAAACAATAAAGTGATAGGAACGATCTCAGCATTCTCACAAGATGAAATCGATAAATATTATCCTGTGTTAGAAATCGATCGTTTTCAGGATAAGATTTTTATGGATAATCCTTTAGGGAAAGTTTCGTATGCTTCTGTTATTGGTAATTATGGTTATCGCGGTCGGGACGATGCCAATATGAATGATGAAATAATCATTGATGCGAAACCACAAACGCCTGTCTATGCCACATCAAACGAGAAGGTAACAGAGATCAGTACGCGTACGGCTCGAGATCTAAATGGGAAAAAGCAAACGACAACAAGTATCAAAACGGAAACAGGGAAATACCAAGCTTATTATATTAATGTGACGCCGATCATACGTGAAGGAGCTTCTTTAGAAAGCGGAGATTTGATTGGTTACACAAGTGACAAATTTGACGGTAATTTATTGATGATCATGAAAGAAAAACGAATCTTCCTCTACCGCAATCCAGAAATCAATCCGACAATTTTTATTGAAAATTTGGTTTATGGAAATCGTACGAAATTAAGTCAGTATGATCGAGAACAATCGCAAGGTGAGCTTATTTATCCACCTGAAAAAGTGGTTCAATGGCGAGAAAAAGTAGTAACAGAAGCAAAAAAACAGAACATTGAATCATTTACCAATGTCATACTATCTATAATCTGGGTAGAAAGTGGTGGGGATGGTGAAACCGTTCCGGATATTATGGGAATTGCTAAAGCACAAAATTTGAATCAAACGATCAACCCAGAAAAGTCAATTGAATTAGGTGTAGCTTATTTTGCAAATTTAATAAGAAAAGCACAAATGTATCAATTAGGTAACTTAGCAGCGATCCAAGCTTACAATTATGGGGAAGACTATTTGGACGAGTTGATCCGTACAGATAGTAAATATACATTTGAGCATAGCAAAGCTTATGCGCAAGAAAGAAGTAATGGGGAAGTTGTTTCTTATAATAAGGGCGTGGCTTTAGATCTTGGCTATAACTGGCGTTACGCATTTGGTGATATGTTCTATGCACGCTTAATTTCTTACAACCTCTCAAACTCTACTGGCAAGTTGGTAGAGGTGGCAACTAAAGAAATCGGTACGTTAAATGGCAATAAATATTGGGAGTGGGCTGGCTATGAGAGCCGAATGGAGTGGTCTGCGATCTTTGTTACTTGGGTAGCAGAACAAGCAGGATATCTCAGTCAAGGTCGTGTACCGAATACTGTAAGACCGTTAGATATGTTCAATTGGTACAAAAAGAATAATAAATTCAAAGCCACTGATATAGGCTATATCCCGCAACCAGGGGATTTGATTTTCTTTGATTGGAAAGGTAATAAAACGGGGAAAGACCAAGTGGGGATCGTCGAATTTACAGGTGGAAATACGATTCAAGTAATTGAAGGTAATTCAGAAAATATGGTTCGAAGAAGAACCTATACACTCGATCATTCAGCAATCTCTGGATATGGGGTGCCTTAA
- the pplA gene encoding extracellular electron transfer flavoprotein PplA gives MKKKRFITGFAVLAFSALMLGACGADDNGSSNSSTEASTAKTSETKTTESSAQIVAGGELQDGTYKLEEKNYSNGYRAVFEMVVKDGKITESKYDNINENGESKTKDTEYNKNMEAKAGTSPEKFIPQLNEQLVEAQSASGVEVVTGATHSSESFQNYAQQLIQAAQAGNTDTIEINNGADLQDGTYKLEEKNYSNGYRVQFEMTVADGKVSESKFDYVDKDGNSKQDDADYNKNMKAKSGTSPETYIPELNDELVKAMGEEDGSPADVEVVTGATHSSHSFVMYAQQLVNAAEKGDTQTIQVDNIVTK, from the coding sequence ATGAAGAAAAAACGTTTTATTACTGGATTTGCTGTATTAGCTTTTTCAGCTTTAATGTTAGGTGCTTGTGGTGCGGATGATAACGGAAGCTCTAACAGCTCAACAGAAGCTTCAACTGCTAAGACATCAGAAACAAAAACAACTGAAAGCTCAGCACAAATCGTTGCTGGCGGCGAGTTACAAGATGGTACTTATAAATTAGAAGAAAAAAATTACTCTAACGGTTATCGTGCAGTCTTCGAAATGGTTGTCAAAGACGGCAAAATCACTGAATCTAAATATGACAACATCAACGAAAATGGCGAGTCTAAAACCAAAGATACAGAATACAACAAAAACATGGAAGCAAAAGCTGGTACTAGCCCAGAAAAATTCATTCCACAATTGAATGAACAATTAGTCGAAGCACAAAGCGCAAGTGGAGTTGAAGTTGTTACTGGTGCAACTCATTCTTCAGAAAGCTTCCAAAACTATGCACAACAATTGATCCAAGCTGCTCAAGCTGGTAATACTGATACAATTGAAATCAATAACGGTGCAGATCTTCAAGATGGCACATACAAATTAGAAGAGAAAAACTATTCTAATGGTTACCGTGTACAATTTGAAATGACAGTCGCTGATGGTAAAGTATCTGAATCTAAATTTGACTATGTCGACAAAGACGGCAACTCAAAACAAGACGATGCTGACTACAACAAAAATATGAAAGCAAAAAGTGGTACGTCTCCAGAGACTTACATCCCTGAATTGAACGATGAACTTGTCAAAGCAATGGGCGAAGAAGATGGCTCACCTGCAGATGTTGAAGTTGTTACTGGTGCGACTCACAGCTCACATTCATTTGTAATGTATGCACAACAATTAGTGAATGCTGCTGAAAAAGGCGACACTCAAACAATTCAAGTTGACAATATCGTAACAAAATAA
- the menA gene encoding 1,4-dihydroxy-2-naphthoate polyprenyltransferase: MTLKIFLEVVELRTKVASVFPFAIGVLFSIAFFHEIHWLNTGLFFIGMLVFDLATTAINNYMDYQKAHSKTYKYQENVIGRTGISPKLIQKMILGMIFFVLLIGVILTARTGILLLLMGATCCFIGIFYTFGPIPLSRMPLGEIFSGVTMGLGIFAMVIYINTYSTKVFDLILSFQTGTFRLEGNIWSILTIILASLPLVFTIANIMLANNLRDLERDIENHRYTLVFYIGRPIGQLLFQLLMYACYLVVLIGLLSHVYQWPILLTFLTLPTIYRNLQQFKQSLPHPISFSYAIKNMILFNSSYALGLLCSILLSYV, translated from the coding sequence ATGACACTAAAGATCTTTTTAGAAGTAGTAGAACTACGAACAAAGGTGGCTAGTGTATTTCCTTTTGCGATAGGGGTTTTATTCTCTATCGCTTTTTTTCATGAAATACATTGGCTTAATACAGGGTTGTTTTTTATTGGTATGTTGGTTTTTGATTTAGCAACTACAGCAATCAACAACTATATGGACTACCAAAAAGCCCATTCGAAAACTTATAAATACCAAGAAAACGTAATTGGACGAACTGGCATCTCACCAAAACTGATCCAAAAAATGATCCTAGGAATGATTTTCTTTGTCTTACTGATTGGTGTAATCCTAACCGCTAGAACTGGGATTTTATTATTATTGATGGGCGCTACTTGTTGCTTCATTGGCATTTTTTATACCTTTGGGCCCATTCCCTTATCACGAATGCCTTTAGGGGAAATTTTCAGCGGTGTAACAATGGGGTTGGGAATTTTTGCCATGGTCATTTACATCAATACTTACAGTACGAAAGTATTTGATCTGATTCTTTCTTTTCAGACAGGAACCTTCCGTTTAGAAGGAAACATTTGGAGTATCCTAACGATCATCCTAGCTTCACTCCCCTTGGTTTTTACGATTGCCAATATCATGTTAGCTAATAACCTACGGGACTTAGAAAGAGATATCGAAAATCATCGCTATACTTTAGTTTTTTATATTGGGCGTCCCATTGGACAATTGTTGTTCCAGTTATTGATGTATGCTTGTTATCTGGTCGTCTTGATTGGACTATTGAGCCATGTCTACCAGTGGCCAATCTTGTTGACTTTTCTCACATTACCAACGATCTATCGTAACTTGCAACAATTCAAACAATCCTTGCCTCACCCCATCAGTTTTAGCTATGCCATCAAAAATATGATCTTGTTCAACAGTAGTTATGCATTGGGCTTACTTTGCAGTATTCTGTTGTCTTATGTTTAG
- a CDS encoding FAD:protein FMN transferase, translating into MLKKRLLSFVAFLSLFTLAACSTATKQTTSESKTTTKILQEPYSDEQFLLGTYVRIRIYDEGKEAALKPAFARVKELGDKITINQEGSEIDAVNQQAGIKPVKVSDDIYTLLKRAYEYSQDSQGGFDMAIGAVTQLWRIGFDDARKPAQEEIDQALKLVDYHKIELNDKDKTVYLKEKGMIIDLGAIAKGYITDEVVKVLKQQGVTTAIVDLGGNVYVLGHSPRGEDQDWTVGIQDPNLARGSVLGTIKERNKTLVTSGIYERYLEVDGKKYHHLFDPDTGYPFDNDIASVTIITDKSIDGDGLSTAVFSMGVKKGLEYVESELNDGTEAIFVTKENKVYVTDPIKDTFVLDKDSKYTMGNRSELK; encoded by the coding sequence ATGTTAAAGAAACGATTACTCTCTTTCGTAGCCTTTTTAAGTTTGTTCACGTTAGCAGCTTGCAGCACAGCGACGAAACAAACGACCTCTGAGAGCAAAACGACCACCAAAATTTTACAAGAACCTTATTCTGATGAACAGTTCTTATTAGGGACTTATGTTCGGATTCGAATCTATGATGAAGGCAAAGAAGCAGCATTAAAACCTGCCTTTGCTCGGGTCAAAGAACTAGGTGATAAAATCACGATCAATCAGGAGGGTTCCGAAATCGACGCAGTGAACCAACAAGCGGGTATCAAGCCAGTAAAGGTTTCTGATGATATCTACACGTTACTAAAACGTGCTTATGAATATAGTCAAGATTCACAAGGTGGTTTTGACATGGCAATCGGTGCTGTTACTCAATTATGGCGTATTGGGTTTGACGATGCGAGAAAACCGGCCCAAGAAGAAATCGATCAAGCATTAAAGCTGGTTGATTACCATAAAATTGAGCTGAACGATAAAGACAAAACTGTTTATCTGAAAGAAAAAGGCATGATCATCGATCTTGGAGCCATTGCTAAAGGCTATATCACAGATGAAGTTGTCAAAGTGTTAAAACAGCAAGGTGTAACGACTGCTATCGTTGACTTAGGTGGAAATGTCTATGTTTTAGGTCATAGCCCACGTGGTGAAGATCAAGACTGGACAGTTGGTATCCAAGATCCGAATCTAGCACGTGGTTCTGTTTTAGGGACGATCAAAGAACGGAACAAAACATTAGTGACTTCTGGCATCTATGAGCGTTATTTAGAAGTAGATGGTAAAAAATATCATCATCTATTTGATCCAGATACTGGTTATCCTTTTGATAATGATATTGCTAGTGTTACAATCATCACAGATAAATCAATTGATGGTGATGGCTTGTCGACAGCTGTCTTTTCAATGGGTGTGAAAAAAGGATTGGAATACGTCGAAAGTGAACTGAATGATGGAACGGAAGCCATTTTTGTTACCAAAGAAAACAAAGTATACGTGACCGATCCGATCAAAGATACTTTCGTTTTGGACAAAGATTCTAAATATACGATGGGCAATCGTTCTGAATTGAAATAA